The proteins below are encoded in one region of Bacteriovorax sp. Seq25_V:
- a CDS encoding 5-formyltetrahydrofolate cyclo-ligase, whose translation MKTKSELRKECREILKELSKNQALLSSKSQEITDQIYSLLLSNKIIHLNLGAYYPLDDEPEITDLFVNKNLGRISFPSFGEDTGMVFKIGQGHELKKKEMFGRSFFVPSEDSEEVVPEILLIPGLAFSRDGARLGRGKGYYDRYLENKNLIKIGICFHEQLVDEVPMEETDVKMDFVITDKLQLKVENRK comes from the coding sequence ATGAAAACAAAAAGTGAGCTTCGAAAAGAGTGTAGAGAAATATTAAAAGAGCTCAGTAAAAATCAGGCGCTTTTAAGTTCTAAATCTCAAGAAATTACAGACCAAATATATTCACTACTTCTATCTAATAAAATTATCCACCTAAATTTAGGAGCTTATTATCCACTTGATGATGAGCCAGAGATTACAGATCTCTTTGTAAACAAAAACCTTGGAAGAATATCTTTTCCAAGTTTTGGTGAAGACACTGGCATGGTTTTTAAAATTGGCCAAGGTCATGAACTGAAGAAAAAAGAAATGTTTGGCCGAAGTTTTTTCGTACCAAGCGAAGATAGTGAGGAAGTGGTTCCTGAAATTCTATTGATACCTGGTTTGGCTTTTAGCAGAGACGGAGCAAGGTTAGGTAGAGGGAAAGGTTACTATGATCGTTATCTTGAAAATAAAAATTTGATAAAAATCGGCATCTGCTTTCATGAGCAATTAGTAGATGAGGTCCCAATGGAAGAGACAGACGTGAAAATGGACTTCGTCATAACTGATAAATTGCAATTGAAAGTTGAGAATAGAAAATAG
- the epmA gene encoding EF-P lysine aminoacylase EpmA: protein MKKYEPLFIIQNSIKEYFNSKSFLEVITPPVVTNPGMETHIHPFQLHSIHAKQNRDLYLHTSPEFHMKSLLSEGYENIFTLSYAFRDEPDSTTHRKQFLMLEWYRSNERYEQIMQDCEELFSYCLNSLKSKQVPTNFEKVKFTRMTVAQAFKRYVGVNILDYLNKDDLYELIKNEFKTIHLAAREQLTWDDLFFLLMLNEVEPKFVEYDFLLLYEFPAPLKALSTIKESDPRVCERFEIYSRGVELCNCFNELTDESEQRARFTEQAKEKQNFYGYELPEASVLYSALKKGLPPSAGIALGVERLLMSLAKISNPFWD from the coding sequence ATGAAAAAATATGAGCCACTTTTTATCATACAAAATTCAATCAAAGAATATTTTAATTCGAAGAGTTTTCTTGAAGTAATCACTCCTCCCGTTGTAACAAATCCAGGCATGGAGACCCATATTCACCCTTTTCAACTCCACAGTATTCACGCAAAGCAAAACAGAGATCTATACCTTCATACTTCCCCTGAGTTCCATATGAAATCTCTTCTGAGTGAAGGCTACGAAAATATCTTCACTCTAAGCTATGCCTTTCGTGATGAGCCAGATAGTACCACTCACCGAAAACAATTCTTAATGCTCGAATGGTATCGAAGTAATGAGCGCTATGAGCAGATCATGCAAGATTGTGAAGAGCTCTTCTCTTACTGTCTCAACTCTTTAAAAAGTAAACAAGTTCCAACAAATTTTGAAAAAGTAAAATTCACTCGTATGACAGTGGCGCAAGCTTTTAAAAGGTATGTTGGAGTTAATATCCTAGACTATCTCAACAAAGACGATCTGTATGAGCTTATTAAAAATGAATTCAAAACAATTCATCTCGCCGCCAGAGAACAACTAACATGGGACGATCTCTTTTTCTTATTAATGCTAAACGAAGTTGAGCCTAAGTTTGTTGAGTATGACTTCTTACTTCTCTATGAATTTCCTGCACCACTAAAGGCTCTTTCAACCATAAAAGAATCTGACCCTCGAGTATGTGAGAGATTTGAAATCTATTCTCGTGGTGTTGAACTTTGTAACTGCTTTAATGAATTAACAGATGAATCAGAGCAAAGAGCGCGCTTTACCGAGCAAGCAAAAGAGAAGCAAAATTTCTATGGTTATGAGCTACCTGAGGCTTCAGTTCTCTACTCTGCACTGAAAAAGGGATTACCACCAAGTGC
- the ftsY gene encoding signal recognition particle-docking protein FtsY yields MVELISTLQSWVDEAGLHLVVTDTHAYAAIALIGLVFLAGLYLIFRTSSTDVEKQIEEVTEAVKAEVSAHAEIVDVEESLDAPAPVELKEEKAPEPLKTPKLSWKDRLAKGLSQSRTDVWGKLGSLFGKGTISEDILDEIEEILYGADLGPTVTSELIEAIEKEVKKGEMQESDFKNFIKKFLTEQMGSIQESINSDLFEFNPADKKLKVIMIVGVNGAGKTTTIGKLATKLTAQGAKVVVGACDTFRAAAVDQLQVWCDRANATMIRAKEGANPSGVGYDALQTAMNEEANYCILDTAGRLHTAGNLMEELTKSKNVLKKLDDSAPHHTLLVIDAITGQNALRQAEEFNKALNLTGLIFTKCDGSSKAGSAVSIVKNLQVPITYIGVGENVEDLNQFTLDEYLDALVGN; encoded by the coding sequence ATGGTTGAATTGATTTCTACACTACAATCTTGGGTTGATGAAGCAGGACTTCATCTTGTGGTAACTGATACACATGCTTACGCTGCAATAGCTTTAATTGGATTAGTATTTCTTGCTGGTCTTTATTTAATTTTTAGAACCTCTTCAACTGATGTTGAAAAACAAATTGAGGAAGTGACTGAAGCTGTAAAAGCAGAAGTTTCAGCTCATGCCGAGATTGTTGACGTTGAAGAGTCACTTGATGCTCCGGCTCCAGTAGAGCTGAAAGAAGAAAAAGCACCTGAGCCACTGAAGACGCCAAAGCTTTCATGGAAAGACAGACTTGCGAAAGGGCTTAGTCAGTCTCGTACTGATGTTTGGGGGAAACTTGGCTCTCTTTTTGGGAAGGGAACAATTTCTGAAGATATCTTAGATGAGATTGAAGAAATTCTTTATGGAGCAGACCTCGGTCCAACAGTAACTTCTGAGCTAATTGAGGCCATTGAAAAAGAAGTTAAAAAAGGCGAGATGCAAGAATCTGATTTTAAGAATTTCATTAAAAAGTTTTTAACGGAACAGATGGGATCTATTCAAGAAAGTATTAATTCGGACCTATTTGAGTTCAATCCAGCGGATAAGAAACTCAAGGTTATTATGATCGTTGGCGTTAATGGTGCAGGGAAGACGACGACAATTGGAAAGCTTGCGACAAAACTTACAGCGCAAGGAGCAAAAGTTGTTGTTGGTGCTTGTGATACTTTTAGGGCCGCAGCGGTTGATCAGCTACAAGTTTGGTGTGACCGAGCAAATGCAACAATGATTCGAGCTAAAGAGGGAGCTAATCCAAGTGGTGTGGGTTACGATGCACTGCAGACGGCAATGAATGAGGAAGCAAATTACTGTATCCTCGACACAGCGGGCAGACTTCATACTGCTGGAAATCTAATGGAAGAGCTAACAAAGAGTAAGAATGTTCTTAAAAAGCTAGATGACTCAGCGCCTCACCATACTTTATTGGTTATTGATGCGATTACTGGACAGAATGCTTTAAGACAGGCCGAGGAATTTAATAAGGCACTAAACTTAACTGGTCTAATTTTTACTAAATGTGACGGATCTTCAAAAGCGGGGAGTGCGGTATCTATCGTTAAAAATCTCCAAGTTCCTATAACTTATATAGGAGTGGGTGAAAATGTTGAAGATTTAAACCAGTTCACCCTGGATGAGTACCTTGACGCTCTCGTTGGGAATTAA
- the zapA gene encoding cell division protein ZapA, with translation MEVKEFNILGHSIRLKEVEDETAVSPDEIVSYVNNEAIKMKQGNPNLKDSQIAVLLALKYATDKVTLEREYKESITEFEKMAEDAFRLIEEVTPSTH, from the coding sequence ATGGAAGTTAAAGAATTTAATATTTTAGGGCACAGTATAAGACTTAAGGAAGTCGAAGACGAGACAGCTGTTTCACCAGATGAAATTGTTTCTTATGTAAACAATGAAGCTATAAAAATGAAGCAGGGAAACCCTAATCTAAAAGATTCACAAATCGCAGTGTTACTTGCGCTAAAATATGCGACTGATAAAGTAACACTCGAGAGAGAATATAAAGAAAGTATTACTGAGTTTGAAAAAATGGCTGAGGATGCTTTCAGGTTGATTGAGGAAGTAACACCATCGACTCACTGA